One Bos taurus isolate L1 Dominette 01449 registration number 42190680 breed Hereford chromosome 3, ARS-UCD2.0, whole genome shotgun sequence DNA window includes the following coding sequences:
- the NGF gene encoding beta-nerve growth factor isoform X2, whose amino-acid sequence MSMLFYTLITALLIGIQAAPHTESNVPAGHAIPQAHWIKLQHSLDTVLRRAHSAPAGPIAARVAGQTHNITVDPKLFKKRRLRSPRVLFSTQPPPVAADTQDLDFEAGGASSFNRTHRSKRSSSHPVFHRGEFSVCDSISVWVGDKTTATDIKGKEVMVLGEVNINNSVFKQYFFETKCRDPNPVDSGCRGIDAKHWNSYCTTTHTFVKALTMDGKQAAWRFIRIDTACVCVLSRKTGQRA is encoded by the coding sequence ATGTCCATGTTGTTCTACACTCTGATCACAGCTCTTTTGATCGGCATACAGGCAGCACCGCACACCGAGAGCAATGTCCCAGCTGGACACGCCATCCCTCAAGCCCACTGGATTAAACTTCAGCATTCCCTTGACACAGTCCTCCGCAGAGCCCACAGCGCCCCGGCTGGGCCGATAGCTGCCAGGGTGGCAGGGCAGACCCACAACATCACTGTGGAccccaaactttttaaaaagcggCGACTGCGTTCACCTCGCGTGCTGTTCAGCACCCAACCCCCACCCGTGGCCGCAGACACTCAGGATCTGGACTTCGAGGCGGGCGGGGCCTCCTCCTTCAACAGGACTCACAGGAGCAAGCGGTCGTCATCCCACCCCGTCTTTCACCGGGGGGAGTTCTCGGTGTGCGACAGCATCAGCGTGTGGGTGGGGGACAAGACAACGGCCACGGACATCAAGGGCAAGGAGGTGATGGTGCTGGGAGAGGTGAACATCAACAACAGTGTATTCAAACAGTACTTTTTTGAGACCAAGTGCCGGGACCCCAACCCCGTGGACAGCGGGTGCCGAGGCATCGACGCGAAGCACTGGAATTCGTATTGCACCACGACCCACACCTTCGTCAAGGCGCTGACCATGGACGGCAAGCAGGCCGCCTGGCGGTTCATCCGGATCGACACGgcctgcgtgtgtgtgctcagcaggAAGACTGGGCAGAGAGCCTGA